The [Bacillus] selenitireducens MLS10 genome includes a region encoding these proteins:
- a CDS encoding arabinan endo-1,5-alpha-L-arabinosidase: MGIYQLSFRGFTVALLSATWLLAACTTDTPGGDVAGGIEMSGDIGDYNPEEGVDDPVHDPAVLKSEDEYVLFSTGIERDPSDPGGIFMRKSADNLGGPWESIGEIPVPEWIDPFEPNHLWAPMAIKQDERCFLYFSVSSFGSNRSAIGVASSSSPLDPASWEDHGILIESGAGTSFNAIDPHVFEYEGQLWLTFGSHFSGIHIIEMESPTQINSAMNPQLLQSRPGVPHNPVEAPSIIERNGYFYLFTSWDQCCSGLDSTYKIAVGRSDKPEGPYFDQEGEPLVQGGGTILLEEEGNQIGPGGQDVYSEDGTDYLIHHYYDADADGVIRFQIRELSWEDDWPTLE; the protein is encoded by the coding sequence ATGGGGATTTATCAATTAAGTTTCAGGGGATTTACAGTAGCGCTCCTCTCAGCAACATGGCTGCTTGCTGCCTGCACCACAGATACACCAGGGGGTGATGTCGCTGGCGGGATAGAGATGAGCGGCGACATTGGAGATTATAATCCAGAGGAAGGGGTCGATGATCCTGTTCACGACCCCGCTGTATTAAAGTCAGAAGATGAATATGTGCTTTTCTCAACAGGGATTGAAAGAGACCCCTCCGACCCCGGCGGTATTTTCATGAGGAAATCTGCCGACAACCTCGGAGGGCCATGGGAATCCATTGGCGAAATACCTGTTCCTGAATGGATCGATCCTTTCGAACCCAATCATCTTTGGGCTCCCATGGCGATCAAACAAGATGAACGGTGCTTCTTATACTTTTCCGTATCCTCTTTCGGCTCTAACAGATCTGCCATAGGTGTCGCTTCATCATCATCTCCTTTGGATCCTGCGTCTTGGGAAGATCATGGAATTCTCATTGAATCCGGAGCTGGTACCAGCTTTAATGCAATTGATCCCCATGTGTTCGAGTACGAAGGACAATTATGGCTTACATTCGGATCTCATTTCTCCGGCATTCACATCATAGAGATGGAATCTCCCACACAAATCAATAGCGCGATGAATCCCCAGTTGCTGCAGTCCAGACCTGGAGTTCCACATAATCCTGTAGAAGCTCCGTCAATCATTGAGCGAAACGGTTATTTTTATCTGTTTACCTCATGGGACCAATGTTGCAGTGGCCTCGACAGTACTTATAAAATAGCCGTCGGACGGTCCGATAAACCGGAAGGCCCCTATTTTGATCAAGAGGGTGAACCTTTAGTCCAGGGCGGTGGTACAATTCTCCTTGAAGAAGAAGGAAATCAAATCGGACCCGGGGGACAAGATGTATACTCAGAAGACGGAACAGACTACCTCATTCACCACTACTATGATGCTGACGCAGATGGCGTGATCCGGTTTCAGATCCGGGAACTGTCGTGGGAGGATGATTGGCCAACACTGGAATAA
- the arfA gene encoding arabinosylfuranosidase ArfA, translated as MTKAKMIVDKSYKIADIDERIYGSFIEHLGRAVYGGIFEPDHPDADEDGFRKDVLELVKELQVPIVRYPGGNMVSAYNWEDGIGPREDRPKRLELAWRVIETNAFGTNEFADWAKKANSEVMMAINLGTRGIDAARNFIEYTNHPGGTYWSDLRRKHGYEEPHKIKTWCLGNEMDGPWQVGQKTAYEYGRLASEAGKAMRLVDPDIELVSCGSSHTQMPTFPDWEAETLTHTYDVADYVSLHQYFGNRDNDSQNYLANGMELEHFISTVISVADYIKAKKRSKKTLMLSFDEWNVWYHSNDADKEIEPWTVALPQLEDHYNFEDALLVGSILITFLKHADRVKMACMAQLVNVIAPIMTDNLGASWKQTIFYPYMHASVFGRGVSLKPVVNSPKFDTKDFTDVDYLDTAVVFNEENEELTVFALNRHIKEDLVMEAQLGDFEGYRIQEHIVLEHDDLKAVNTATNHPVKPYRNGDAVYKDGVIETKLKKASWNVIRLKLINE; from the coding sequence ATGACAAAAGCTAAAATGATTGTTGATAAGTCGTACAAGATTGCAGATATTGATGAACGGATATACGGTTCATTCATTGAACATTTGGGCCGTGCTGTTTATGGCGGTATATTTGAGCCGGATCATCCGGACGCAGATGAAGACGGATTTCGAAAAGATGTCCTTGAATTGGTTAAGGAACTGCAAGTGCCGATTGTCCGCTATCCGGGTGGTAATATGGTGTCTGCCTATAATTGGGAAGACGGGATTGGGCCGAGAGAAGATCGTCCAAAGAGACTCGAGCTTGCTTGGCGTGTGATCGAAACAAACGCATTTGGAACCAATGAGTTTGCGGATTGGGCGAAAAAAGCCAATTCAGAAGTCATGATGGCAATCAATCTTGGAACCCGTGGGATTGATGCAGCGAGAAACTTCATTGAATATACCAATCATCCGGGTGGCACGTATTGGAGTGACCTCCGGCGAAAACACGGCTATGAAGAGCCGCATAAAATCAAAACCTGGTGCCTTGGAAATGAAATGGATGGTCCGTGGCAGGTTGGGCAGAAAACGGCCTATGAATACGGCAGGCTGGCCAGCGAAGCGGGAAAAGCGATGCGTCTTGTGGATCCGGATATTGAGCTGGTGTCATGCGGGAGTTCACACACACAAATGCCGACATTCCCGGACTGGGAGGCGGAGACCCTGACGCACACATACGATGTGGCTGATTACGTCTCTCTTCATCAGTATTTCGGTAACCGGGATAACGATTCGCAAAATTATCTTGCAAATGGGATGGAGCTGGAACATTTTATTTCAACGGTCATCTCCGTTGCGGATTATATCAAAGCGAAAAAACGCAGTAAAAAGACGTTGATGCTGAGCTTTGATGAGTGGAATGTCTGGTATCACTCGAACGATGCAGACAAAGAAATTGAGCCTTGGACCGTTGCGCTACCGCAGTTGGAGGACCATTACAATTTTGAAGATGCCCTTTTGGTGGGGAGTATTCTGATCACATTTTTAAAGCACGCGGATCGGGTGAAAATGGCTTGCATGGCGCAGTTGGTGAACGTCATTGCTCCAATTATGACAGATAATCTCGGTGCGTCCTGGAAACAGACGATTTTCTATCCGTATATGCATGCTTCAGTTTTTGGCCGCGGGGTATCGCTCAAGCCGGTAGTCAATTCACCGAAATTTGATACGAAGGATTTCACAGACGTGGACTATCTGGATACGGCCGTTGTCTTTAACGAAGAGAATGAAGAACTGACGGTCTTTGCATTAAACCGTCATATTAAAGAAGATCTTGTTATGGAAGCGCAGCTCGGTGATTTTGAAGGGTATCGGATTCAGGAACATATTGTCCTTGAACATGATGATCTAAAAGCAGTGAATACAGCGACGAATCATCCGGTAAAGCCCTACAGAAATGGGGATGCTGTTTATAAAGACGGTGTAATTGAAACGAAGCTGAAAAAAGCTTCATGGAACGTAATTCGTCTGAAGCTCATCAATGAATGA
- a CDS encoding ABC transporter substrate-binding protein, translating to MMKKAMWLLGASALVLAGCGGNGNDDGGNDAAANDGNNNAATEGDGGELEEQVVIGDDVEGATELTFWNFQELHTRLFEDAVERWNEEFPDRAIQLTAETYPYDQMHNNLLLSLQSGSGAPDIADIELNQYPNFMRGEPQLEIMNDIVELELENFVASRFEIYGKDGNYYGIPYHVGATVMYYNEEIMNEAGVDIDSIVTWDDYIEAGKQVVENTDAVMTTVESDETWSFYPLISQRESDYFDENGELILDNEINVDTLQFLHDLVYEHEIAQLTPGGFHHAEEYYGFMNDGGAASLVMPMWYMGRFTDYMEDLSGKMQIRPLPLWEEGGNRTAGMGGTGTVVTNQTEHAELAKDFLAYAKMSPESSIKLWEILGFDPPRHDVWDSEEIREPNHFYEYFHDDIFDILLSLRDEVNDLNITEYNPDVTQELESSVFHSVLREQSQSPQDALEQAAEAVRSRMID from the coding sequence ATGATGAAAAAAGCAATGTGGTTGTTAGGGGCTTCTGCACTCGTTCTTGCAGGTTGCGGCGGTAATGGAAACGACGATGGTGGTAATGATGCTGCTGCTAATGACGGAAACAACAATGCTGCAACAGAAGGCGATGGTGGTGAACTCGAGGAGCAGGTAGTCATTGGTGATGATGTGGAGGGTGCTACAGAGTTGACATTCTGGAACTTCCAGGAATTGCACACGCGGCTGTTTGAAGATGCAGTTGAGCGGTGGAATGAAGAGTTTCCTGATCGGGCGATCCAGTTAACGGCTGAAACTTATCCGTATGACCAGATGCATAATAATCTGTTGCTCTCCCTTCAGTCGGGCAGTGGTGCACCTGATATTGCAGATATCGAATTGAACCAATATCCAAACTTCATGCGAGGAGAGCCTCAGCTTGAAATCATGAATGACATAGTCGAACTGGAACTTGAGAACTTTGTAGCATCCCGCTTTGAGATTTATGGAAAAGACGGGAATTACTACGGCATTCCTTATCACGTAGGTGCAACGGTCATGTATTACAACGAGGAAATCATGAACGAAGCTGGTGTTGATATTGATTCGATCGTAACGTGGGATGACTATATCGAGGCCGGGAAGCAGGTTGTTGAAAATACAGATGCAGTGATGACAACCGTTGAATCGGATGAAACATGGTCATTCTATCCGCTGATCAGTCAGCGTGAATCTGATTATTTTGACGAGAATGGCGAACTGATTCTGGATAACGAGATTAATGTGGATACCCTGCAGTTCCTTCATGACCTTGTATATGAGCATGAGATCGCTCAGTTGACTCCAGGTGGATTCCATCATGCTGAAGAATATTACGGTTTTATGAATGACGGGGGCGCTGCGTCACTGGTTATGCCAATGTGGTATATGGGACGTTTCACGGACTATATGGAAGACCTCTCAGGTAAGATGCAAATTCGACCGCTTCCTCTTTGGGAAGAAGGCGGAAACCGTACAGCTGGAATGGGTGGTACCGGGACCGTTGTGACGAACCAGACGGAGCATGCAGAACTTGCGAAAGATTTCCTGGCCTATGCGAAGATGTCACCGGAAAGCAGCATTAAACTCTGGGAAATTCTCGGGTTTGATCCACCACGTCACGATGTTTGGGACAGTGAAGAAATTCGCGAACCGAATCATTTCTATGAATATTTCCATGATGATATCTTTGACATTCTTCTTTCACTTCGTGATGAAGTAAATGATCTGAATATTACTGAATACAATCCGGATGTTACGCAGGAGCTTGAGTCCAGTGTGTTCCACTCTGTGTTACGTGAGCAGTCGCAATCTCCTCAGGATGCACTTGAACAGGCTGCGGAAGCTGTCAGAAGCAGAATGATTGATTAA
- a CDS encoding YesL family protein, producing MTVKLDAFFRLITRFSLLNVNWIAGIVAGLLVLGLFPATVATFIITRRWIREGESFSVTKAYWQAYKQVFVKANLFGIGLSAIGLLLYVNYRVIQTGGIEIPLVVTVSFITIVFLYLLFAAAVIPVSIHFTGTPLKLIQKTIWFIFAKPHLAVLLVLLMWGIAHVSLLVPAAILFFTGSVGAYTVMWIFLSSLDKISGIEEVQSETDQPETLSLSNRRILT from the coding sequence ATGACTGTGAAACTCGATGCATTTTTTCGGTTAATTACGCGATTCTCGTTGTTGAATGTAAATTGGATTGCAGGCATCGTTGCAGGTTTGTTAGTTCTCGGTCTTTTCCCAGCCACGGTAGCGACGTTCATCATTACCAGGCGCTGGATTCGGGAAGGTGAGTCTTTTTCGGTTACGAAAGCCTATTGGCAAGCCTACAAACAGGTTTTCGTGAAAGCGAACTTGTTTGGCATTGGGCTGAGTGCAATTGGACTCTTATTGTATGTCAATTACAGGGTGATTCAGACAGGGGGGATCGAGATTCCTCTCGTCGTCACCGTCAGTTTCATCACCATCGTATTTCTGTATTTGCTGTTTGCTGCGGCGGTTATACCGGTGAGTATTCATTTTACAGGCACACCACTTAAACTGATTCAAAAGACAATCTGGTTCATCTTTGCCAAACCCCATCTTGCGGTGCTTCTTGTGCTTCTTATGTGGGGGATCGCACACGTTTCCCTGCTCGTGCCGGCCGCCATTCTTTTCTTTACAGGGAGTGTCGGTGCGTACACCGTTATGTGGATTTTCCTTTCTTCATTGGATAAAATCAGCGGAATTGAAGAAGTACAAAGTGAAACTGATCAACCCGAAACTCTATCCCTATCAAACAGGAGGATTTTGACATGA
- a CDS encoding glycoside hydrolase family 43 protein, which produces MTQSYDYKNPVIEQRADPWMYKHTDGYYYFTASVPEYDRIEVRRAKTIEGLKGATPAVVWRKYDEGPLSANIWAPEIHYIDGAWYIYFAAARTTETDNGLFDHRMYALACQSNNPVEGTWEEKGQVKSKWESFCLDATVFEHKGDHYYVWAQKDPDIEGNSNMYIDKMVNPWTLKGDQVMISQPEYEWEKVGFYVNEGAAVIKRNGKIFMTFSGSATDHNYRMGLLYADEESDLLNPSSWHKLDKPVFATSEENGQYGPGHNSFTTSEDGEKDLLVYHARNYKEIDGDPLYDPNRHTRVQAFEWDENGFPVFEKPVPDAD; this is translated from the coding sequence ATGACACAATCTTATGACTATAAAAATCCGGTCATTGAACAGCGCGCCGATCCGTGGATGTATAAACATACTGACGGCTATTACTACTTTACTGCTTCGGTGCCGGAGTACGATCGCATTGAAGTGAGGCGGGCCAAAACGATCGAAGGATTAAAGGGCGCGACGCCCGCAGTTGTCTGGCGAAAATATGACGAGGGCCCGTTGAGTGCAAATATCTGGGCCCCGGAAATTCATTATATCGATGGCGCCTGGTACATTTATTTTGCGGCAGCGAGAACAACCGAAACGGACAACGGTCTGTTTGATCACCGGATGTACGCACTCGCATGTCAAAGCAATAATCCGGTTGAGGGAACTTGGGAAGAAAAAGGACAGGTCAAGTCGAAGTGGGAATCGTTCTGTCTGGATGCAACGGTATTTGAACATAAGGGCGATCACTATTATGTGTGGGCCCAAAAAGATCCGGATATTGAGGGTAATTCCAATATGTATATTGACAAAATGGTCAATCCTTGGACGTTGAAAGGTGATCAGGTGATGATTTCCCAACCTGAGTATGAATGGGAGAAGGTCGGCTTTTATGTCAATGAGGGAGCCGCGGTTATAAAAAGGAACGGGAAGATTTTCATGACCTTCTCTGGAAGTGCGACGGATCACAATTATCGTATGGGTCTCCTCTATGCGGATGAAGAATCCGATCTTCTTAACCCTTCGTCTTGGCATAAACTCGATAAGCCGGTCTTCGCTACCAGTGAAGAAAATGGCCAGTATGGACCGGGACATAACAGTTTCACGACGAGTGAAGACGGGGAAAAGGATCTGCTGGTCTATCATGCTCGAAATTATAAAGAAATTGACGGAGATCCTCTTTATGATCCGAATCGCCATACGAGAGTACAGGCTTTTGAGTGGGATGAGAATGGGTTCCCTGTATTTGAAAAACCTGTGCCGGATGCGGACTGA
- a CDS encoding sulfate/molybdate ABC transporter ATP-binding protein translates to MLDVAIQKSYPDFTLDIAFQAKPGLTGILGPSGCGKSLTLQALAGILKPDNGSIRMDGQTWFDSERRIHVKPRDRKTGYVFQSYALFPHLTVAENIAYGLKGLPKTEIREKVANWLDLIKLKGFGQRYPSQLSGGQKQRVALARSMITEPKLLLLDEPFSALDEHIKRQLEEDMLRLLGEHYNGIALLVTHNIEEAYRLGEDGMLFHEGRVLQQGPRDEVLRSPSSIPAAEIIGTENIFSAPAPLTVKEEHIQIGNARFPLPPSSDSDTVHGMAVHAHDIRLASQEEDSGGPHHYQGELIRTIPGVRQAMLIVNIGGVHWRLSAQESRGLKAGDTLTVSIPPKAIHILR, encoded by the coding sequence ATGCTTGACGTAGCCATTCAAAAATCATACCCGGACTTCACACTCGACATAGCCTTTCAGGCAAAGCCCGGCCTCACCGGGATACTCGGACCATCGGGCTGCGGCAAAAGCCTGACTCTTCAGGCCCTCGCCGGCATCTTAAAACCCGATAACGGTTCGATCAGGATGGACGGGCAGACGTGGTTTGACAGTGAGCGGCGTATCCACGTAAAACCGCGGGACCGCAAGACCGGCTATGTCTTTCAAAGCTATGCCCTCTTTCCCCACCTGACCGTGGCCGAAAACATCGCGTACGGCCTGAAAGGCCTTCCGAAGACCGAGATCCGTGAAAAGGTTGCTAACTGGCTTGATCTTATCAAACTGAAAGGCTTCGGGCAGCGTTACCCGAGTCAGCTTTCCGGCGGGCAAAAACAGCGCGTCGCTCTCGCCCGCTCCATGATCACGGAACCAAAGCTCCTTCTTCTCGATGAGCCCTTCTCCGCCTTGGACGAACATATTAAACGGCAGCTCGAAGAGGATATGCTGAGGCTTCTTGGTGAACATTACAACGGGATCGCCCTCCTTGTCACCCATAACATCGAAGAAGCCTACCGCCTCGGAGAAGACGGCATGCTCTTCCATGAAGGGCGGGTCCTCCAGCAGGGTCCAAGGGATGAAGTATTACGATCCCCTTCATCCATTCCGGCAGCCGAAATTATCGGAACGGAGAACATCTTCTCTGCCCCTGCTCCCCTGACCGTAAAAGAGGAACACATTCAAATCGGCAATGCACGGTTCCCTCTTCCGCCTTCCAGCGACAGCGATACAGTCCACGGCATGGCCGTGCACGCCCACGATATCCGGCTCGCAAGTCAGGAGGAAGATTCCGGAGGTCCTCACCATTATCAGGGCGAGCTCATCCGGACAATCCCCGGCGTGAGACAGGCAATGCTCATCGTCAACATCGGCGGCGTTCACTGGCGGTTGAGTGCACAGGAGAGCCGAGGATTAAAAGCAGGCGACACGCTCACCGTTTCCATTCCTCCAAAAGCCATTCATATCCTCCGCTGA
- a CDS encoding carbohydrate ABC transporter permease: MMKQKNRNDKLISISLFVFFTIVAIVALFPVASLVVAAFSPASDLMRFGLTAELFFSAWDFTNMNAIFSGEGGNYWQWYLNSLIISGGLIIVSLFFSSMVGYALALYEFKGQRFVFVLVLLIVMIPFEILMLPLFRLMTSLQLVDTYIAVMLPLIVAPIAVFFFRQYAIGLPKELMESARVDGCTEYGIFFKIMAPLMLPSFAAMAILQGLTSWNNFLWPLLVLRSNDMFTLPVGLATLLTPYGNNYEVLFSGAVLSIIPIIILFLFFQKFFIAGLTSGGVKG; the protein is encoded by the coding sequence ATGATGAAACAAAAAAACAGAAACGACAAACTGATTTCAATTTCACTGTTCGTATTCTTTACGATCGTGGCGATCGTGGCTTTGTTCCCGGTGGCGTCACTCGTCGTAGCCGCATTCAGCCCGGCTTCCGACTTAATGCGTTTTGGATTGACGGCTGAACTGTTCTTTTCCGCTTGGGATTTCACGAACATGAATGCCATTTTCAGTGGAGAAGGCGGGAACTATTGGCAATGGTATCTGAACAGCCTGATCATTTCGGGTGGTTTGATTATCGTTTCATTGTTCTTCTCATCCATGGTCGGGTATGCCCTGGCTCTCTATGAGTTTAAAGGTCAGCGTTTCGTATTCGTACTCGTGCTTCTCATTGTCATGATTCCTTTTGAGATTCTGATGCTGCCATTGTTCAGACTTATGACGTCTTTACAGTTGGTTGACACGTATATTGCAGTCATGTTGCCCTTAATCGTTGCGCCGATTGCAGTTTTCTTTTTCAGGCAGTATGCAATTGGGCTTCCGAAAGAATTAATGGAATCGGCACGGGTGGACGGCTGTACCGAATACGGGATCTTTTTCAAGATCATGGCCCCTTTAATGCTGCCGTCTTTTGCGGCGATGGCGATCTTGCAGGGCCTGACAAGCTGGAATAACTTTCTCTGGCCACTGCTTGTTTTACGATCTAACGATATGTTTACGTTGCCGGTGGGGCTCGCAACGCTTTTGACTCCATATGGGAATAACTATGAAGTCCTGTTTTCCGGAGCTGTACTCAGTATTATCCCGATTATCATACTGTTCTTGTTTTTCCAGAAATTCTTTATTGCCGGTCTGACTTCAGGTGGTGTAAAAGGCTGA
- the modA gene encoding molybdate ABC transporter substrate-binding protein — translation MNMSNKGAFIILAFGSMLVAACGNDNDIEKHTLSVAAASDLGPAFRELAENFEADHGISLSFSFGSTGQLADQIENGAPFDVFASANVSFIERLVESGDIIEESTTPYAFGRIGLMMQATDEGIADDLYDLTSPDINRISIANPAHAPYGMAAEDALITSGMLDEVEDKLIYGRNITDAFVQIETGNAEVGIIAYSLGRANEDNFHFILLDEDLHEPIEQVIGVVSYSEHQDAGQAFIDYIIHGEGKETMEHFGFYVPEE, via the coding sequence ATGAATATGAGCAATAAAGGGGCCTTTATTATTCTCGCATTCGGAAGTATGCTTGTCGCAGCATGCGGAAATGACAATGACATAGAAAAACATACACTATCCGTAGCTGCCGCATCAGATTTAGGCCCGGCTTTTCGGGAACTCGCAGAAAACTTTGAAGCTGACCATGGAATTTCTCTAAGCTTTTCGTTCGGATCTACCGGTCAACTGGCTGATCAAATTGAGAACGGTGCACCATTTGATGTTTTCGCTTCCGCCAATGTTTCGTTTATAGAACGCCTCGTTGAATCGGGTGATATTATAGAAGAATCGACCACACCTTATGCGTTTGGCAGAATCGGGCTGATGATGCAAGCAACAGATGAAGGCATCGCAGATGATCTCTATGATCTGACCTCACCCGATATCAATCGAATTTCAATTGCTAATCCAGCACACGCACCATACGGGATGGCCGCGGAGGATGCGCTCATTACTAGCGGCATGTTAGATGAAGTTGAGGACAAGCTCATTTACGGCCGAAATATTACCGATGCCTTTGTTCAAATCGAAACAGGTAATGCCGAAGTTGGCATCATCGCCTATTCTCTCGGCAGGGCAAACGAGGACAATTTTCATTTCATCCTTCTCGATGAAGATCTCCACGAACCGATCGAGCAGGTCATTGGCGTGGTCAGTTATTCCGAACATCAGGATGCCGGACAAGCATTTATTGATTACATCATTCATGGAGAAGGAAAAGAAACAATGGAACATTTTGGATTTTACGTCCCTGAGGAGTAA
- a CDS encoding L-ribulose-5-phosphate 4-epimerase → MTLSKLKQEVCEANKALPKHGLVTFTWGNVSGIDREQGLVVIKPSGVAYEDLTPESMVVVNLDGEVVEGELKQSSDTPTHVCLYNHFESIGGIVHTHSPNATSWAQAGKELIALGTTQADYFYGDVPCTRAMTNEEIETAYERETGLVIVETFTKRNLDPVAMPGVLVHSHAPFAWGTSPEDAVHNAVVLEECAKMAMQSLQLNAGAPRMNQALLDKHYLRKHGKNAYYGQ, encoded by the coding sequence ATGACCCTTTCAAAACTGAAACAAGAGGTATGTGAAGCGAATAAAGCACTGCCGAAACATGGCCTGGTCACCTTCACCTGGGGGAATGTCAGTGGAATTGACCGAGAACAGGGACTCGTTGTCATTAAGCCGAGCGGTGTTGCGTATGAGGATTTGACGCCAGAATCGATGGTGGTCGTGAACCTTGACGGGGAGGTTGTCGAAGGTGAGCTGAAGCAGTCGTCGGACACGCCAACCCACGTCTGCCTTTATAACCACTTTGAATCGATCGGCGGCATCGTGCACACCCATTCACCGAATGCGACCAGCTGGGCGCAGGCAGGGAAAGAACTGATTGCGCTTGGCACGACACAGGCTGATTACTTTTACGGGGATGTTCCTTGTACGAGAGCGATGACGAATGAGGAGATCGAAACAGCTTATGAACGAGAAACGGGCCTTGTGATTGTGGAGACGTTTACGAAACGCAACCTCGATCCGGTCGCAATGCCGGGTGTGCTTGTGCACAGTCACGCGCCTTTTGCCTGGGGCACGTCTCCTGAGGATGCGGTTCACAATGCCGTGGTCCTTGAAGAGTGTGCCAAGATGGCGATGCAGAGCCTGCAGTTGAATGCCGGAGCACCCCGCATGAACCAGGCGCTTCTCGACAAGCACTATTTGAGGAAGCACGGGAAGAATGCGTATTACGGACAGTGA
- the modB gene encoding molybdate ABC transporter permease subunit codes for MIDISLFPLFLSLRVALTATVLAILIGIPIAYFLHKSQNRFSTLLDTLITLPIVLPPTVLGYYLLVLLGRNSSIGRFLEDSFGITIVFTPTGAVIAALVVSIPFMIKSAKTAFSSVEDDILHSAEILGRSKLNIFLTVTIPLAWRGIVAGISMTFARALGDFGATLMVAGSIPNETMTMPIAIYDALLAGDRVMANTLVAIMTIVAVTILYTINRLEKRVIQG; via the coding sequence ATGATAGATATATCTTTGTTTCCACTTTTTTTATCGCTGCGAGTAGCTCTTACTGCCACTGTTTTGGCGATTCTCATCGGCATCCCCATCGCCTATTTCCTGCACAAATCTCAAAACCGCTTCAGTACTCTTCTTGATACACTCATTACGTTGCCAATCGTCCTTCCGCCGACCGTCCTCGGCTACTATCTGCTGGTCTTGCTTGGACGAAACAGCAGCATCGGACGTTTTCTCGAGGATTCGTTTGGGATTACGATTGTCTTCACACCAACCGGAGCCGTTATCGCAGCACTCGTCGTCTCAATTCCGTTTATGATTAAGTCAGCGAAGACAGCCTTCTCGTCTGTCGAAGATGATATCCTCCACTCCGCAGAGATTCTCGGCCGATCGAAGCTGAATATCTTTCTGACAGTCACCATCCCTCTCGCCTGGCGGGGCATCGTCGCAGGAATCTCGATGACATTCGCCCGAGCCCTGGGGGATTTCGGCGCCACACTGATGGTTGCCGGAAGCATCCCCAACGAGACGATGACCATGCCCATCGCCATTTACGATGCCCTTCTTGCCGGAGACCGGGTGATGGCGAACACGCTCGTCGCGATTATGACCATCGTAGCCGTGACGATTCTCTACACCATTAACCGCTTGGAAAAGCGGGTTATTCAAGGATGA
- a CDS encoding carbohydrate ABC transporter permease, with translation MASVDQNQQKQTNGFFKFLYSKKAAPYIFVSPFIISFLLLFLYPMISAVNMSFQRVLPGQIDYIGLHNYSRVFNPTFYTALQNTTIYVVWTVILLTFIPLIFAVFLNHRLMKFTNFFRAAIFIPALTSVIVAGTIFRMIFGDSDSAFANQVLQLIGLDTVEWRYGAGSGMFLMVALASWRWMGVNILYYLAALQNVNYDLYEAADIDGAGVWQKFRHVTFPAIKPVVIFLSTITMINGFRMFEESFVFWETSSPGNIGLTVVGYIYVEGIQRNDMGFGAAVGVVLLIIILVVSIIQLILTGAFKKDD, from the coding sequence ATGGCATCAGTCGATCAAAACCAGCAGAAACAAACAAATGGTTTTTTTAAGTTTTTGTATTCCAAAAAAGCGGCCCCTTATATCTTTGTTTCACCGTTTATTATTTCGTTTTTACTCCTGTTTCTTTATCCGATGATCAGTGCAGTAAACATGAGTTTTCAGCGTGTGTTGCCAGGTCAAATCGATTACATCGGTCTTCACAATTATTCAAGGGTGTTTAATCCAACCTTCTATACAGCGTTGCAAAATACTACGATTTATGTTGTGTGGACCGTTATTCTTTTAACCTTTATACCGTTGATTTTTGCGGTGTTTTTAAACCACCGACTTATGAAATTCACCAATTTTTTCAGAGCGGCAATTTTTATTCCTGCACTGACTTCGGTTATTGTGGCAGGTACGATTTTCCGGATGATCTTTGGTGATTCTGACTCTGCGTTTGCCAACCAGGTGCTTCAATTGATCGGGTTGGATACGGTGGAATGGAGATATGGTGCCGGGTCGGGGATGTTCCTGATGGTAGCCCTCGCATCCTGGCGTTGGATGGGTGTTAACATCCTGTATTATTTGGCTGCACTTCAAAATGTAAACTATGATTTGTACGAAGCGGCGGACATTGATGGCGCCGGTGTTTGGCAGAAATTTCGCCACGTCACATTTCCTGCAATCAAACCTGTAGTGATTTTTCTCTCCACGATTACGATGATCAACGGTTTCAGAATGTTTGAAGAGAGCTTTGTTTTTTGGGAAACAAGCTCACCGGGGAATATCGGTCTAACGGTCGTCGGCTATATCTATGTGGAAGGGATTCAGAGGAATGATATGGGATTTGGAGCTGCGGTAGGTGTCGTGCTTTTGATCATAATTCTAGTCGTCAGCATCATTCAGTTGATTTTAACCGGTGCTTTCAAAAAGGATGATTAA